CTCCGGCCTTAGTGATAGCATTAAACAAGGTACTTTTGCCGACATTAGGAAGTCCTACAATGCCGACTTCTAAGTTTGTGCTCATTAATTTTATTCCACCTTAATTATTGTTATAAATCTTTTCTAATTTTAGATTATCTGGTTTAAGATTTCAATAGCCTGTAAGCCTAATTAGGTCCCCTGCTCTTGACCGGCCTTTTGGGCAATCGACTTGACCGCCTTTTCGAACTTGGGTCGCGGCACCATTACCCTCCGTCCACAGCCCAAACATTTTAGGCCGAAGTCGATGCCGGTTCGAG
The genomic region above belongs to Veillonellaceae bacterium and contains:
- a CDS encoding DUF951 domain-containing protein is translated as MNFVRYDIGDIVIMKKEHPCGSNRWEITRTGIDFGLKCLGCGRRVMVPRPKFEKAVKSIAQKAGQEQGT